TTCGATCCTGCGCTACGTCGGCAGCTGCGACGGCAATATGGAGCAGGGCAGCATGCGCGCCGACGTCAACGTCAGCGTGCGCAAGCCGGGCGCGCCGTTCGGAACCCGTACCGAGACCAAGAACGTAAACTCGGTCCGCTTCATCATGGCGGCGATCGAATATGAGGCGAACCGTCAGGTCGACGTGCTCGAAAGCGGCGGCCAGATCGTCCAGGAAACCCGTCTGTTCGATCCCGACAAGGTCGAGACCCGAAGCCTCCGCTCCAAGGAAGAAGCGCATGATTATCGCTACTTCCCCGATCCCGATCTGCTGCCGGTTGAGCTCAGCGACGCCTTCCTCGCCGAATGCCGGGAGTCGCTGCCGGAGCTCCCCGATGCCAAGCGCCGCCGCTACGAGACCGGCCTCGGCCTGACGCCGTACAATGCGGCGGTGCTGACCGCAGAGGTGGACACCGCCCGCTGGTTCGAAGAGCTGCTCGCGCAGCTTGGCGACGCACACGCCGCGCGTGCCGCGAATTGGGTGATCTCCGATCTGTTCGGTGCCCTGAACCGGCTCGGCCGAAGCCTGCTAGATAGCCCGGTCACGCCCAAGCAGGCCGCCGAACTGCTCGCGCTGGTTGCGGACGGCACTCTGTCCGGCACTCTGTCCAAGCAGGTGTTCGAGATCATGCTCGAGACCGGCCAGGATCCGGGCGCGATTGTCGAGGAGCGGGGGCTGAAGCAGACTTCCGACACCGGAGCGATCGAGAAGGTGATCGCCGAAGTGATGGCGGCCAATGCCGACAAGGTCGCTGAATATCGCGGCGGCAAAGAAAAATTGTTCGGCTTCTTTGTCGGCCAGACGATGAAGGCCATGGCAGGCAAGGGAAACCCGGCGGTCGTCAACGAGCTGCTGAAGAAAACCCTCGGCTGAACGGAGCGGCGCGGCCTCGGGGCCGCGCCGCGCGTCCCGCGCTCTGCCCGAGAGTGCGTCCTCACGGACACAATCGCGACAATATCGCACCAATCCCGCCATCGACCTGCAACGGTCGGTGTTCATAGCGCGTTCAACTCGTCGATGAGATAGAACGTTTCATCGCAGGCGTAACGTTTTTTCTGCGACAGGGAGTGAGTGATGTTGAGAGCCATTCAGGGTAGCAGGGCCTTTCCGCACGATCCGTCGATGCGCGGTTATCAGCTGGTCTATCGTCCGGGCGAGGTGAACCAGTGTCCGGGCTGCGGCCGCAGTCACTGGCTGGTCGGACGCGTGTCCGCCGAGTGCGGCTTCTGTGCGACGGCGCTTGCGCTCGCCGATACCGGCATGACCGGAGTCGGCACGATGTACCGGCCGCATGCGAAGCCGGACCGCTTTCCGGACGCCGAGTTCGACGTCGCCGCGTGACCGATCGTCCCACTTCGCCGTGGCTCTTTCGCAACGCGGCTAAGTAATTGAAAATTTCGCGGTAACCAGTCTCCACCTGGCCCCATTCTCTCGCTACGAAGAGAAGACGGGTAGGGAGTGAGTGCGTGGGCTTGAGCGAACAGGGTTCCGAGTTTCTTCACGACGGCGGCGCTGCCGCCAATGATGATCATGGCGCGGGTGCGCGAGTAACCTATCGTCCGGGCGAGACCAGGACTTGTCCGGAATGCGGCGCCGCCCACTGGCTGGTCGGCCGGCTGCTTGCCGAGTGCAACGACTGCGGCACTGCGGTGCCGCTCGGCGAGGTCAAGCTGCACGGCGCCGGCGCCGACCGCGGGCGCCGGGGCTGGAAGCACGGCCGCGCCGCCTGAGGCGACGACCCAGATCTTGCATCTTTGACGGCTTCGGGCAGTGAGCGGCGGAACGTCGCTTACGAGGAGCCGTGATGGATTTCGCCCGCCGCGCCTGGGATCACAGCTTCCCGATGGATCCGATCGTCCGGACCCTGCTCGACACGGACTTCTACAAGTTCCTGATGGGGCAGATGATCTGGGAGAAGCATTTCAACGACGAGGCGACGTTCGCCTTGTCGAATCGCACGAAATCGGTGCGCCTGGGCGACATGATCGATCTCGGCGAGCTCAGGGAGCAGCTCGATCACGTCCGGTCGCTCCGCTTCCAGGC
The nucleotide sequence above comes from Sphingosinicella sp. BN140058. Encoded proteins:
- the gatB gene encoding Asp-tRNA(Asn)/Glu-tRNA(Gln) amidotransferase subunit GatB — its product is MSNYRIQGATGEWEVVIGLEVHAQITSNAKLFSGAATEFGAEPNSQVSLVDAAMPGMLPVPNQECIRQAVRTGMALEARINPWSRFDRKNYFYADLPQGYQISQLYHPIVGEGGIEILLDEKDESSAKTVGIERIHIEQDAGKLMHDQHPSFSYVDLNRSGVALMEIVSKPDMRSPEEAGAYVRKLRSILRYVGSCDGNMEQGSMRADVNVSVRKPGAPFGTRTETKNVNSVRFIMAAIEYEANRQVDVLESGGQIVQETRLFDPDKVETRSLRSKEEAHDYRYFPDPDLLPVELSDAFLAECRESLPELPDAKRRRYETGLGLTPYNAAVLTAEVDTARWFEELLAQLGDAHAARAANWVISDLFGALNRLGRSLLDSPVTPKQAAELLALVADGTLSGTLSKQVFEIMLETGQDPGAIVEERGLKQTSDTGAIEKVIAEVMAANADKVAEYRGGKEKLFGFFVGQTMKAMAGKGNPAVVNELLKKTLG